Genomic segment of Pseudomonadota bacterium:
ACTATTGTTATACTTACTTGTGCCGCCTATCTAAATTGTTGAGTTTTACCCCTATATATTACGGGAGGTGAATTGAATGAGAAATTTAAAAACGGCCATTTCAATCCCTGAGAATGTTTTTCTTCAGGCCGATGAAACGGCAAAAATGCTGGGTTTGAATCGAAGCAGGCTATATACGGCAGCAATCGCTGAATTCCTGGAGAAACATCGGGAAGACAGCATTAAGGCAAAGTTAAACGAGATCTATGCCCACGAGAATTCTCGGATCGATCCGATATTTAATAACGCTCAAATGGCGGGTTTAGCAAAGGAGGATTGGTGAGGGCAAACCTGCACGGCGCATTGTGGAGGTATGACTGGTGAAACGGGGTGAAATCTGGTGGGCGGATATGCCTGACCCGGCCGGGTCAGGACCTGGATTTCGCAGACCTGTGTTGGTGGTTCAGAAAGACGCTTTCAATGATAGTGCCATATCAACGGTTGTCGTTGTCGTCATCACTCGAAATCTCCGTTTGGCTGAGGCGCCGGGAAACGTCATGTTACCTAAGGGAAGTACCGGTCTTCCCCACGATTCGGTAGCAAATATCTCTCAAATTGTAACCATCGACAAACATTTTCTGACAGATTGTGTCAGCATCCTGCCCCGCAATCTTTTCGAAAAGGTTAAGGCAGGTCTCAATCTTATCCTTGAATAAACAGGCAAACCGGGGGTAGAAAATAATGGGCAGAGAAATTAAGAATTAACTCTTCATTATCATTCTATAAAGTCGGACTGTTACGTAAAAAAATCTGTTTTTTAACAAGGATAGCGGCGAATGTATGTTTGCTTTGCCCGGAAGGCTTTCTTGACAATCGACCTATTTATGGACTATAATCGGTCATACTAAAGCAAAGCGAGGTAACCTATGAAATTATCCAGTCAGATCAAACCCATCAGTTACTTGAAGGCCCACGCCGCCGAGATTGTGAGGAATATGGGTGAGCAGCAGGAACCGCTCATCATCACTCAGAACGGTGAGGCCAAGGTTGTCATACAGAATATCGAAAGCTACGAGCAAACCCGGGAAACGATGGCTCTTTTAAAAATCCTGGCGCTTGGTAACCGTCAAGTTGAGGAAGGAAAGATTGAACAAGTTGTTAACGTGATTGAGCGCCTGCGTGAGGGCCAGAGGGATGGCTGATGCCCTTTGAGGTTTTTCTGACGGCTGATGCAACTCGTGACCTTGAGGAACTCTACCATTACATCGCCCTGCATGATGCGCCGGAGAAAGCGGAACACGTGCTTAAGAAAATCGAGAAGACCTTCAGCAGCCTGTCCCAATTTCCGGAACGTGGTGTCTATCCGAAAGAACTGCTTGCTTTGGGGATTCGTGATTATCGTGAGATCTTTTTCAAACCCTACC
This window contains:
- a CDS encoding type II toxin-antitoxin system RelE/ParE family toxin, translating into MPFEVFLTADATRDLEELYHYIALHDAPEKAEHVLKKIEKTFSSLSQFPERGVYPKELLALGIRDYREIFFKPYRVIYRVMGNTVYVLLIVDGHCDMQTLLLRRLLEN
- a CDS encoding type II toxin-antitoxin system Phd/YefM family antitoxin yields the protein MKLSSQIKPISYLKAHAAEIVRNMGEQQEPLIITQNGEAKVVIQNIESYEQTRETMALLKILALGNRQVEEGKIEQVVNVIERLREGQRDG
- a CDS encoding type II toxin-antitoxin system PemK/MazF family toxin — protein: MKRGEIWWADMPDPAGSGPGFRRPVLVVQKDAFNDSAISTVVVVVITRNLRLAEAPGNVMLPKGSTGLPHDSVANISQIVTIDKHFLTDCVSILPRNLFEKVKAGLNLILE